A region of the Bryobacteraceae bacterium genome:
TCCGCAAGCACCGCGGAGAGCAGTAACAGCGCAGCCCGGCGCCGGGCCGCGCGCCCTCCGGGAGGGGTTCTGTATGCTGGCAGGGTGATGCGCGCGGCACTGGAATCCTACTTTCAGTTCAGGGAGTTAGGCACGAACTGGCGCACCGAGGCGCTGGCCGGTTGCACCACGTTCGTGACCATGGCCTACATCATCTTTGTCAATCCCTCGATTCTCGCCCAGGCGGGCATGCCGCCCGAGGCGGTGACCGCCGCCACCTGCCTCGCCTCCGCCATTGGCTGCTTCCTTATGGGCGGGCTGGCGCGCTACCCCATCGCGCTTGCGCCCGGCATGGGCCTCAATGCCTACTTCACCTACACCGTCTGCCAGGGCCTCGGCGTCCCCTGGCAGACCGCGCTGGGCGCTGTCTTCCTGAGCGGCCTCATCTTTCTCGCGCTGATCGCGGCCGGCATCCGGCAGCTCATCCTCGAATCGATCCCCCGCGAACTCTACAGCGCGGTGGCCGTCGGCATCGGGCTGTTCATCGCGATGATCGGTCTGCGCAACGCCGGCATCATCACCGCCAGCCCGGCCACCATGGTCACGCTCGGCAACCTGCGCGATCCGAAGACGCTGCTCGCCCTCGGCGGGCTGCTGCTGATCTGCGCGCTGCTGGTGCGCGGCGTGCGCGGGGCGATGCTCATCGGGATCCTCGCCACCGCCGCGGCCGGCGCGGCGCTGGGCTTTTTCGACTGGACGCCGCACGCCTACTCGCCGAAAGCGCTGGCCGGCACCTGGATGAAGCTTGACGTGCGCGGTGCGCTGAACCTGGGCCTGCTCGAAATCATCTTCGTCTTCCTCTTCGTCGACGTCTTTGACAACGTTGGCACGTTGGTGGCCGTCGGCACGCGCGCCGGGCTGATCGACGCGCAGGGGCGGATTCCGCGCGTCAACCGCATCCTCGCCTCGGCCGCCACGGCCTCGTCGGTGGGCGCAATCTGCGGCACTTCCACCGTGGTCAGCTACATTGAAAGCGCCGCCGGCGTCGTGGCCGGCGGGCGCAGCGGCGTCACCGCCATCGTCTGTGGACTCCTGTTTCTGGCCGCGCTCGTCGTGGCGCCCCTGTTCGGCGCGGTACCCGCCCAGGCCACCGCGCCCGCGCTCATCGTTGTCGGCGCGCTGATGCTCGTCCACACCGAGGAGATCGAGTGGACCAATCCGGCTGCCTCGATCCCCGCCTTCCTCACGCTGGCGGCGATCCCGATGACGTTCAGCATCGCCAACGGACTCGCGTTCGGCTTCACCGCGCACACGCTGCTCCGGGTGCTGGCCGGACAGTGGCGGCGCGTGCACTGGATGGTGTACCTGCTCACCGCGCTGTTCCTGCTCCGCTTCTTCTGGCTGGGCGAGGGCTGAAGGATCCATGCGCCGCAGAACATTTCTTGCGATTCCTGTTTTTGCGGCCGCGGCCCGCCCGCGCCGCGGACCGCTCCTCGTGCAGGGCGCTCTGGACGTCGAACTGGGTCCGCTGCTCGACGCCCTCGCGCCGCCGGCGCGCGGCCGCGAGCACCGCATCGCCGCCTGGAGCTTCTGGCGGGGGCGCATCGGCCGCCACGACGTCGTCGTCTGCCGCACCGGCGTCGGGCCCATCAACGCCGCTGCGTCCACCGCGCTCGCCATCCGCGAGTTCCGCCCCTGGGCGGTGATCAATCAGGGCACGGCCGGCGGTCACAACCGCGCCCTGCGGCTGTGGGACATCGTACTCGGCGAGAGGACCACGGATTTTTCGGCGTTTGAAGCCCCGCACGGCGATGCCGGCACGGGCGTGGACACGCGCGCCTGGAAGCCGAAGCCGCATGTTCTCCGCACCCCGCAGGGCGAGCCGCGCACCTACCCGAGCTTCCCCGGCGATCCCGCCCTGCTCGCCGCCGCCGAAAAAATCCGCAACCCCCGCGGCCGCGTCCTGCGCGGCAACATCGGCTCGGCCTTCCAGTACAACCGCCAGCTCGATCACATCGACTGGCTGCACCGTGCCTACGGGACCGATACCGAAGATATGGAGAGCGCCTTCGCGCACGGCGCGGCCGTGGCCTTCGGGGTTCCTTTCCTCGCCATCCGCATGGTCTCCGACACCGAGTGGGACCACCCGCACTTTGAGCGCATCGCCGGACGGTACTGCGCCGAATTCGTGGTGGAACTGATCCGCGCGCTGTAGCTACTCAAGCGCCGCCACCTCATAGTCCGTCACCGCGGGCACGGTGAATTCCACCACGCGGCCCCGCTGCGCGAATCGAAGCATTCGCCCGGCGCGCAGGACCGTCACGCGGCGAATGCGCCTTTCCTGCGGGAGCTCCATCCGCACACGCTGCGCGCCTACCGGCGAGTGGCGCAGGTAGACGCCCCGGTGCGCATTGGGGTTGTTGTAGTTCAGCAGGTGGACGGCGAAGCCCGCCTCGGTCTCCCAGGCGAACAGTTCCAGGAGTCCCTCGCCCTCGACTCGCACGGGGCGGCGCCCGCGCAGCGCCCAGTCCACGGCATTCAGCATCAGCCGCAGCGGGTCCGGATGGAAGCACCGCCAGAACGTGCGGCCCACGTCGCCGGCGAAGTACACGCAGCGGCTGCCGCCCTGCTCGCGCACCGCCACGGCGGCGTCCTCCGTGCGCGGCGTTTCCGTGAACACGGTCTCGGTGGGGTAGGCCGGATAGGGTGGCACCACGGTAAGGATCGGCGGCCCGTCCGTGCGCATGGGCACGCGCCACTCGGCGCCTGCCAGCCAGCGCGTGTTGGCAAAGCCGCGCAGCAGCTCGTGGCCGGGCTGTTCGATCCGTGCATAGAAGGAGTTGTAGAAGCCGCGCGAACCCGTGCGGCCGCCGGCTCTTCGGATTCCGAACAGAGGCGCCAGCCCGAATTGGCCGCGCTCCGCGCCCCGCTCGTCATATAGGGACGTTTCAAAGTCGGCAATCACGGACCCGCCGTGCGCGGCAAACTCCGCAATCCGGCGGCACTGGGCGTCGCTGAGCCAGGCGGCGTTGGGCAGGATGAGCAGATCGAAAGGCGTCAGCGTCTCCTGCGAGAGATCATCCTCGTGGACGAATGCGAACGCGTGCCGGCCTTCGAGCAGCGCGGCGTACCAGCCCTGGATGTGTTCGCCCGCATCGCCCTCGCCGGGGTTCTGGTAAAACGTCTGGGTCCGTTGCGGCAGCAGCACGGCGATGTTGGCGATGGGCCGGCGGTTGAGAAAGTGGGCATTGTGGCGCGCATGCCATTGCAGAAAGCGGCGACCGTGCTCCTGCCAGCGGCGGTCCTCGCCGAGGCCGGTCTGCGCGCCCAGCCAGTGGTACCAGACGGCCATGCCGCTTGCCGCCGTCTGCGCCATCCAGATCTCCGCCTCCGCCGGGCTCTTGGCGGCGTTGCGCCAGAGCGGCGAACCCGTGGACCAACTGCCGGTGACGTTGGTGATGGTTCGCCCCTTCATCACCGACCATGCCACGCGGCCCTGCTGCGCCGCGCCCCAAACCGGAGCCGGGCTCGTGCGCCCCTGGTTGTCGGCGTTGAACCAGAGACAGTGCGGGGCCAGGCGGTAAAGGTCCACTGCGGTGCGGAAGCCGCCGCCGAGATTTCCGAAGAAAAGATTGTCCGGGCTCTTTTCCCTGGCGATGCGGTCGTACAGCGTCCAGATCTCGATCACGCGGTCCATGAACCGGTCGCGGAACTCCGGCGTGCCGCGCGGCGGAAGGCGGCGGCAGACGTCGCACCAGCACTCGGGCAGGCTCCAGTTGGGCCAGCCATTGGCGTAGAAGGCGTCGACATCATAGCGGGCGTTGAGTTCGCGGAGGATGGCAGGGATCTGTTCGGTGAAGTAGCTGGAGAAGGTGCATGTCTGGTAGAGGCCCGGCGTGCGGCTGAAGGGCGGCACGGGACGGCCGTCGCGGCCGCGGACGAACCATTCCGGATGCGCGTCGAGCGCGTCCTCCCACTGGAGATCCGGGCTCAGGCGGCCGATGACGCGCAGGCCGCGCTTCTTCGCGGCGCGGACGCATTCGCCGAAGAAGTCGCGGCCGGCCAGCCACCGGCTGCGCCGGTGGAAGGGAACGTCAGAAGGGTAGAAGGCGATGATGCCGGTGACGTTGATCTGGACGGCGTCGACGCGGGCATCGGCCCAGAAGTCCGCCCAGGCTTCCACGTCGGCCTCGGCGACGTCCTTCTCGCTGAAGTTGACCTGGCCGACACGGCGCACGCGCTGGTGCCAGGCCGCAGCGGCTTCGGAAGCAAGAGCCACCGCCGGGAAGGCGGCGAGGAACGAGCGGCGGGACAGTGCGGTCATGGGCGCTCCGGGGAACGGCCCTATTCTCTGGCCAGGCGGCCATCCGTGTCCACCCCCGGAACGCGAATCTTCGCACAAAACGAAACGCCCGCCCCTGATGGGGCGGGAGTTTCGGCATGCTTGCCCGGTTTGGCGGCCAGCCGGGCGGTCGTTGCTAGTCCTGTTTCCGGGCCCGGCGCCGGAATAGCACTCCAATGCCGACGAGGCCGCCGCCAATCAATGCAGACGTGGTCGGCTCGGGAATCGGCGGGGGCGGTTCCTGGCTGGGTGTGCTGATCAGGAAGAACTCTTCCCGCCCGTCGTTGACGAGAGGCATGGTGACCGTGAACTGAACCGAGTCCGTGCCCGCGAACCCGGAAAGGTTGAAGCCGCTGAGGACGTAGTCCGCCCAGCCGTTGCCGTTGCCGCCGCCCGAGGTCGGAGGCACGTTCACCGGATTCGTTGGGGCAAACTCTGCGACAACATCTCCGTTCACAGTCATGGCGAAGTAGCCCAGGGTCTGAACGACGTTAGTCTGATTGACATCCACGCCGATCAGAAAGGCTGAACTCCCAACAACGCCCAAAATCTGGCTCACCGTGTATGTGGGCGACATGACGTTGGTATAGGCGTTGCCGGGCGGATTGGCGTCAAAGACCGTCCAGGTCCAGCCGGACGGCCCCTTGCACGACGGGTCGCCCAGGACGCATGGGTTGTTAGTGGTCTGTTGATAGAACGGCGCGGCGGTGACCGGGCTGAGAGTCAGCGTGACTGGGGTGGCGGACGCGGTCAGAGCGGCGGCTGCCAGCAGAAGAGCGGTGATTCCGAAGAATCTCATGGGTTTTCCCCCTCCTTTCCTTCGCAGTTCCTGGCATCGCCGCAGGGGCGTCGCGCCGGGCACTGATGAAGTGCACCTTCACGGTAACCGGAATTGCGAAATGATACCAGCGTTTTCTTTCATGAAATGGACGCGAATTGTACCTGGTGTTTCAGGCAATTGTCGAGAAATGGTTCTGGTACTGACGATGAATGATCTGCTCTCAACCGCGAAGGAAATCGGCTGGATCCACGGCGTGGCGATGTACAAGGCCTTTATTTCTGGTCTCTTGTAAGGACATTCATGGGGCGTTGAAAAATCGGCTCCGTGGTTCTAGTACCAGCTCCGGGCCGCCGCCAGCGGACCGCGCCGCGTACCAATAGGCCCGGAACTTTGCGCCGTTGATCGAAAAAAGCCAGCAGGAAAAAATGGGGCGTGATCGCGTGAAGGAGGGGAGGAAATGGTCTCCGGCAAGATTGCGCTCCGAGGGGTGCTGGCGCTGACACTGCTGTTCGCCGTTACCGCGCTGGGCACACCCGTTTACAACACGCCCGTGGATTCCGGCTCCTGGACCGGTTCCCGCACGGTCGGCTCCGGGCTGGGCAGCCTGAACGGCTCGAAGTTTCCGAACGGATCAGGCATCTCGTGGGTCATCACCGACAACGGCAACGGTACGCTCACCTACACCTACAGCTTCTTCGGAGCCACGGGTGGCCCGCTCGAACTCTCCCACTTCATCCTGGAACTCAGCCCGGGGTGCATTGTGGAGGGCCAGTCGAATTGCGTGAGCGGCTACGAGGGGGATGTTGAGTTCAACTCCCAATGGGATAACTCGATCGGGAATTCGAATCCGGGCATGCCGGCGCCGATTTACGGAGTGAAATTCGACGACGCGCTGTCCTCCTATTCCTTCATCTCCAACCGCCTGCCCGTCTGGGGCAACTTCTACGCCAAGAAGGGGCAGGACGGCATGTGGAATCTTGGCCTCACCGGGGACTCTGCCTATCTGGAAAACACGCTTTACTACGTCCCGCGGCCCGACACGGACGCGCAAATCCCGCCCGAGATTCCCGAACCCGGCACGCTCACGCTGTTGGGGCTCGGCTTGGCGGCTGTTGGGCTGCGGCGCGCGCGGCGCTGAAAATCCGTCCTCAACAGTAGAAACACGACCCGATTTTTTCCGGAGGCTGGCCGCGGAGGCCAGCCTCTTCTGTCTCCGTGCTTTTGTGCCGAACGGCCGGTTCGCCGAAATGCAAACCCGTTTCCCCGGATGACCCATCATGCTTCTGTCCGCCATCAGCAGGATCCAGGAGGTGCATTGCCCGGCACTGCGCGCCCTGCCCGTGCGCTTCTGAGCTGCGGCTGGAGTTCGCTCGCCCGGGACGACCAGCGCTGCGACTGAAGCTCAGCCGAAGAGGAGGCAAAAGGAGATGATGTTTGCGGCGTAGCCGCGCCCGCAGGCCATGCTGACCCGGGTCGTACCGCTCGTTCCGGCAGCGCCTCGTGATGTTTCACTTGGGGCTCGGGACGGCGTGATTTTCGAGGGGCGACGCGCGGCTCCCGCCTGGCGCACCAGGAAGGTCGATTCCGGCTGGCTGGCGTTAGCAGGGGGGCGGAGTGCCGCGTCGCACTTCGAAACTCCCTTGACTCGATTCTTGTCCCTTGTGTTACGATTGTCACAGCAATGCCCCACCGGGGCATGGGAGATTGTTCTTTTCATGAGGCGATCCTCAGGACGGTTCGCGGAAGACTGCGAGCCCGAGGGTTGGTGCTTGGTGGCTGCGCGGTTGGGTCTACCCTCGTGGGCCAGGCACCATGGCGAGGAAGGTGTATCTGCACCGGCCTCTTCGCCCCTGGCGCCTCTTTCTCCCAGCTCCCGCCTGTGTCCACAGGCAGCCCGATCCCTATTGCCCGCCATGCCTCTCCATGGGAATCCTCTACTCATGGGACAACAGGGCGAAGGGTACAGACCCGACGGATTTTCAAATCACCCAGGGAGGGATTTGTGACTATGAATTTCGCATCCAGCTTCAGGGGCGCCACGGGACGATGACTCGTGTTCGTGGTTCTTCTCGTATTGTGCACTACGTTTGCCGCCGCGCAGGAGACTACCGGCAGCATCCAGGGCGTCGTCACCGACCCGAGCGGCGCCGCCATCCCGAATGCCACCGTGGAAATCAGCGGCGGCCCGCTTCCGCGGCCGATCACGCTGCAAACCGACTCCACCGGCCAGTTCCTGCAACAGCAGCTCCCGGTCGGCATGTACACGGTGACCGTGTCAGCGCAGGGCTTTTCCACCGTGCGCAAGACCGATACCCCCGTCGTGCTCGGCCGCGCCACGCGCGTCGACTTCCGTCTGGAAGTCGGAAAAGTCACCGAGAGCGTCGTCGTCACGGCCGAAGCGGTGCTGGTCGACACCACCTCTTCCAGCTCCGCCATCAACGTCGACAAGTCCTTCTTCGACCTGATTCCCAAAGGCCGCAGCTTCTATGATCTGATCAACATCGCCCCCGGCGCCCGCAACGAAGGCAAGGCGGGCGGCTTCCAGGTGGACGGAGCTTCCGGTTCGGAAAACGCCTACTTCTTGGATGGCATGGAGGTTACCAACATCCAGACTGGCGTGCTCTCCGGCCAGAACCGCATCCCGGTCGAAATGGTCCAGCAGGTTCAGGTGAAGAACGGCGTCATGGACGCCCAGTACGGCGGCGCCATGGGCGGCGTCGTCAACGCCGTCGTCCGCAGCGGCACCAACGAGTGGCACGGCCAGGCCGGCTTCTATTTCAACAACGACACCATGCAGGCGCGGCCCCGGCCCACACTCGAAATGGATCCCACTGACGACTCGCGCACCCGCGTGCGCTACTTCCAGAACAAACTGGACAACTACAGCACCTGGAATCCGGTGTTCAACATCGGCGGTCCCATCCTGAAGAACAAACTCTTCTATTTCGGCGGCTTCATGCCGAGCCTGACCACCACGGACCGCACCGTCACCTTCCTGTCCAACGGCCAGACCGGCACCTACACGCGCAAGGACCGGCAGCATTATGCCGCCAACAAGCTGGACTTCGCTCCGTTCAGCAAGCTGCGCATGAACATGAGCTGGGTCTGGAACCCGAACTACGTCCGGGGCTACCTCCCGGCCCAACAGGGCACCGATTCTCCGAACCGTGATTGGGCCGGCCTGGGCAACTACACCGCCGGCCAGATCCTGTCCGGCCAGGCGGACTTCCTCG
Encoded here:
- a CDS encoding xanthine/uracil permease; its protein translation is MRAALESYFQFRELGTNWRTEALAGCTTFVTMAYIIFVNPSILAQAGMPPEAVTAATCLASAIGCFLMGGLARYPIALAPGMGLNAYFTYTVCQGLGVPWQTALGAVFLSGLIFLALIAAGIRQLILESIPRELYSAVAVGIGLFIAMIGLRNAGIITASPATMVTLGNLRDPKTLLALGGLLLICALLVRGVRGAMLIGILATAAAGAALGFFDWTPHAYSPKALAGTWMKLDVRGALNLGLLEIIFVFLFVDVFDNVGTLVAVGTRAGLIDAQGRIPRVNRILASAATASSVGAICGTSTVVSYIESAAGVVAGGRSGVTAIVCGLLFLAALVVAPLFGAVPAQATAPALIVVGALMLVHTEEIEWTNPAASIPAFLTLAAIPMTFSIANGLAFGFTAHTLLRVLAGQWRRVHWMVYLLTALFLLRFFWLGEG
- the mtnN-1 gene encoding MTA/SAH nucleosidase; amino-acid sequence: MRRRTFLAIPVFAAAARPRRGPLLVQGALDVELGPLLDALAPPARGREHRIAAWSFWRGRIGRHDVVVCRTGVGPINAAASTALAIREFRPWAVINQGTAGGHNRALRLWDIVLGERTTDFSAFEAPHGDAGTGVDTRAWKPKPHVLRTPQGEPRTYPSFPGDPALLAAAEKIRNPRGRVLRGNIGSAFQYNRQLDHIDWLHRAYGTDTEDMESAFAHGAAVAFGVPFLAIRMVSDTEWDHPHFERIAGRYCAEFVVELIRAL